From Miscanthus floridulus cultivar M001 chromosome 15, ASM1932011v1, whole genome shotgun sequence, the proteins below share one genomic window:
- the LOC136507508 gene encoding uncharacterized protein — MHGVSEVFLEAEHRECMYHLVQNFKKRYNGKIFDDHLWAASYSWSEYWFDIHYNAMAKAKPEAMKYLLQTHKKLWTRSQYLFGSKVDYVTNNLAESFNKWIKKDKGKHLDDLLDTFRQKLLIKWNMRKKVANKFEGKILPHIVKKLRVWQGTGLPYRHAIAYITSILGAKLEDYVDDCYSVEKFRAAYGGVIPSILDKSMWPKATHGFFMHPPLLKSTSRRSKNRHKGALEGGSRKKIKRHECPICHQLGHHWYTYKNGDPADIATVEQQRGLPKKRQKKVALANTETSIVVARQPVGMVYPPNEACG, encoded by the exons ATGCATGGGGTCAGTGAGGTTTTTCTAGAAGCAGAACATAGAGAGTGCATGTACCACCTTGTACAGAATTTTAAGAAGAGATACAATGGCAAAATTTTTGATGATCATCTTTGGGCAGCTTCTTATTCTTGGTCTGAGTACTGGTTTGACATCCATTATAATGCAATGGCTAAAGCCAAACCAGAGGCTATGAAGTATCTGTTACAGACTCATAAGAAGTTGTGGACTAGGAGCCAGTACCTATTTGGCAGCAAGGTTGACTATGTAACAAACAACTTGGCAGAGTCCTTCAACAAGTGGATAAAGAAAGACAAAGGCAAGCACCTTGATGACTTGCTAGATACTTTTAGGCAGAAGTTGTTGATTAAATGGAATATGAGGAAAAAAGTTGCAAACAAGTTTGAAGGGAAGATCCTACCTCACATTGTTAAGAAGTTGAG AGTGTGGCAAGGGACTGGATTACCTTATAGGCATGCTATTGCCTACATCACCTCAATTCTAGGAGCAAAGCTAGAGGACTATGTAGATGACTGCTACTCAGTTGAGAAGTTCAGAGCTGCATATGGAGGTGTGATCCCATCCATTCTAGACAAGTCCATGTGGCCCAAAGCCACACATGGATTTTTTATGCACCCTCCTCTATTGAAGTCCACATCTAGAAGAAGCAAGAACAGGCACAAAGGAGCACTAGAAGGAGGTAGCAGGAAGAAGATAAAGAGGCATGAGTGCCCTATATGTCATCAGTTAGGGCACCACTGGTACACCTACAAAAATGGTGATCCAGCAGACATAGCTACAGTGGAACAGCAAAG GGGTCTCCcaaagaagaggcagaagaaaGTAGCTTTAGCCAACACAGAGACAAGCATTGTTGTTGCTAGACAACCTGTTGGGATGGTTTACCCACCAAATGAGGCTTGTGGATAA